One Watersipora subatra chromosome 4, tzWatSuba1.1, whole genome shotgun sequence genomic window carries:
- the LOC137392741 gene encoding syntenin-1-like: protein MSSLYPSLEDMKVDQMQKAQNAVAQHMAAPSQPQIQYPMPSQPGAPPSYASGQAHANPAYGAVTSSVSSLYPSLDDYMGLDLALVRQTTPQNQMQVVPRAGQSQMMVAPVSGNDVGIQRAEIKNGIREIICCKDGDGKIGLRVRAVNKGVFVAFVHKNSPASMAGLRFGDQILQIDGQTVAGWDTDRTMDVLKKTSPERISFAVRDRPFERTITMQKDSMGHIGFMFKSGKITTLVKDSSAARNGVLTEHQLIEVNGQNVVGLKDKEIGDIVSEAPTTVTITIMPTVLYEHIVKCMGSSLLKKLMDHSIPDF from the exons ATGTCCAGTTTATACCCATCACTTGAGGATATGAAGGTGGATCAGATGCAGAAGGCACAAAATGCTGTCGCTCAACATATGGCCGCGCCTTCTCAGCCACAGATACAATATCCTATGCCCAGCCAGCCTGGTGCGCCTCCTTCATATGCTTCCGGACAAGCTCATGCTAACCCTGCATATGGGGCAGTTACTTCTTCTGTTTCCAGCTTATATCCTTCGTTGGATGATTACATGGGTTTGGACCTTGCCCTTGTCAGGCAAACCACACCTCAAAACCAGATGCAG GTTGTTCCACGTGCCGGTCAGAGTCAAATGATGGTTGCTCCAGTGAGTGGGAATGATGTTGGCATTCAGAGGGCAGAAATTAAAAACGGCATTAGGGAGATCATCTGTTGTAAAGATGGTGATGGAAAAATTGGTTTGAGAGTGCGAGCCGTGAACAAAGGCGTGTTCGTGGCATTTGTCCACAAAAATTCTCCAG CATCGATGGCTGGGCTCAGGTTTGGTGATCAGATCTTACAAATAGATGGACAAACAGTGGCTGGCTGGGACACAGATAGAACAATGGATGTCCTGAAGAAAACAAGCCCAGAAAGGATTAGTTTTGCTGTGCGTGACAG GCCATTTGAAAGGACAATTACTATGCAAAAGGACAGCATGGGCCATATTGGATTCATGTTCAAGAGTGGAAAGATCACCACACTCGTAAAAGATTCATCGGCGGCTCGTAACGGAGTTTTAACAGAGCATCAGCTAATTGAAGTGAATGGACAGAATGTGGTTGGGCTGAAGGACAAGGAAATAGGAGATATTGTATCGGAAGCACCTACCACTGTTACTATTACCATCATGCCAACAGTGCTTTATGAGCACATTGTCAAATG CATGGGATCCAGCTTATTGAAGAAGCTTATGGACCACTCTATTCCTGACTTTTAA